The window CGCATAGAATAATGGTACGCTCAATAACGTTTTCCAGTTCACGTACATTTCCTGGCCAATCGTAAGCCAGCAGAGCATCTACCGCAGATTTTGTGAACTTCGGCTTCTTCTTATTTAGACGACGCGCAATCTTTTCGGACAAGTGCTCAACCAAGAGTAGGATGTCGCTGGGGCGGCGTCTGAGCGGGGGAATGCGAACAGTTATTACACTCAATCGATAGAATAAATCTGCACGGAATTCCCCGAGTGACACCTTCTGTTCAAGATCCTCGTTGGTAGCAGCAATAACCCTCACATTGACTTCGAGAAAATCCGAGCCGCCCAATCTTGTTACGCGACCATCTTGCATTACTCTAAGCAGCTTGGCCTGAATATCAAGGGGCATCGTGCCTATCTCGTCCAGAAAGAGGGTTCCCCCATCAGCCAGCTCGAATTTACCCGGTTTACCTCCCCGTCGAGAACCAGTGAATGCGCCCTCTTCGTAGCCAAAAAGCTCACTTTCTACCAGTTCGCGAGGAATTGCTCCGCAATTAACAGCAATAAAGGGTTCATTTTTCCTGGGGCTCGCATTATGGATCGCCTGAGCAAACACCTCCTTGCCTGTACCGGTTTCGCCGTGCAGCAAAATTTTACAGTCGAATCTCGCAGCCGCCCTGGCGACTGCCACTGCCTCCAAAAACTCCGGATCTTGGCCTATTATGTCAGAAAAGGTAAAGGTAGCTCCTCCGAAGATGTTATGGGCCAAGCGGTGGACATCGGACCTTTTCCTTATGCGTATGACTGCACCTTGATGGGAAAGGCTATCATGAGTAATAGGGTTAGCATCTATCATGAAAAAGAGGCGCTTCTTGGTTTTCGGATCGAAGTAGTACACCTCCTTGTTTCTTGCTTCCACAAAGAGTCGTTCTGGCGAATGACTTTTGAACAGTGCCCGAATATCTTTCCCGACTAAGTCATCGGGCCCGCAGTTACACAGACGGGCAGTCACGCTGTTGACACGAACAATGCATCCTTTTTGATCGGTAGCTAAAATGCCATCACTGACTGACTCCAATATGGCATTTAAATACTGGTTGTTCTCACTGAGCATTGTGGTCTTTTCCTGCAGCGCTAGCTCACGTTCAATTGACTTGGCAGCAGCCGCAGCCATACCGAGAGTATGTTTATGGACCAGCGAAGAAGGACCAGAGAAATTGATGATCCCAATTAGCTTTTTCGATGTGGTGTAGATGGGTGCAGCAGAACACGTCCAACGGTGATGATAGACGTTGTAATGTTCCGGACCTGCGATTTGGACCGGCTTGCCCATCTTTACAGCGAGTCCAATTGCATTGGTGCCCACGGCTTCTTCTGATCGGTCTGCGCCCGGAACGAGGTTATTTGCCCTAGCCATTTCAACGACTTCTGCATCGCCAACAATTCTCAGTATATATCCGTGACAGTCTGTCAGAACAACTATAAAGCTTGAGCCGCGGATGAGCTCGTTAAGTAGTTCCACGGTAGGTAGTGCACACCTCAGAAGTAGGTCGTTCTCATTCTCGAGACTGCGGAGATCCCGACCCCTCGGCATGTTTCTTGCGAAGGGATCCAGCCCCAACTCTCGACACCGCTTCCAGGATTGAAGAATATAAGCAGGAATCAACGAAGACTTGACTTCTCCTCGTTCCATAAATGATTTCCACGCTTCGGAAGTCGCATTTTCCAAAGACATACAATTCTCGCCTCCTCCTCCAACCTGAAACCGATGCGCATCTTTCCTACTTATCTAGTTATTTGTCATTTCTTCTATGTCTCCTGCTACACAATTGAAGGCTGTTCATTTTTTGCGCAATCCCAACCTAGGAGGCGCTTCCTCTTGTACTAAATAGCTCAAGGCTTAAGGTACGCGATGGTGTGGCACAAGAATTGCTCTGTCACCGACAGTGGGTAATCAGAAGCTTTATTTACCCACAAGCAGATGATCCAAATACAACACCAAAGTGGCCAGAGGAGATGATTACATGGGAGCAAGAGCAACCGAACTGTCTCAGGAAGACCTCTTATGTATGTACCGGAAAATGCTTGAGGCCAGGTACTTCGAAGAAAAAGTGGTCGAAATATACGCCCAAGGCTTAATGCCCGGACTGGCCCATCTGTACATTGGCCAAGAGGCAGTAGCAGTGGGCGTTTGCGCTGCCCTTAAGCCGGAAGATTTAATCACCAGCACCCACAGAGGCCACGGCCATTGCATCGCCAAGGGTGGAGATCTTAAACCAATGATGGCAGAGCTGTTTGGCAAGGCAACAGGTTACTGTCGTGGAAAAGGAGGGTCGATGCATATAAGCGCTTTTGAACTAGGAATCCTGGGGGCAAACGGAGTGGTGGGTGGAGGAATCCCAATTGCCACAGGAGCTGCTTTGTCTGCAAAAATGCGCGGCTCTGGCCAAGTTGTAGCTTGCTTCTTCGGAGATGGAGCCTCCAACCAAGGCTCTTTCCATGAATCGTTGAATATTGCCGCCTTGTGGAAGCTCCCGGTGGTCTATGTTTGCGAGAATAACCGCTACGGCATTTCGGTATCCCAGGCTCGCCATCAGGCCATTGAAAACATATCGGTAAGGGCTCAAGCTTATGGAATGCCAGGTGTAACCGTAGACGGTAACGACGTGGAAGCAGTCTATCGGGCGGCCAGGGAGGCAGTGGAGCGGGCCCGTCAAGGGAGTGGGCCTACTCTGGTCGAATGCAAGACCTATCGCTGGCGAGGTCATCACGAAGGTGATCCGAACCAGGGACAACGTTACAGAAGCCGAGAAGAGATCCAAGAGTGGAAGGAAAAGTGCCCAATCAAGAGGTTGCGCACCAAGCTTCTGGCCAAAGGGGTGAGCCCCAGCAAACTGGAAGAGATAGAGGCAACGGTAAGAGAGGCTGTTGAGCAGGCAGTTGAGTACGCAAATAACTCGCCGTTTCCTTCAATTAAAGAAGCTTTTTCGGATGTGTATGCGGAATGAGAAAAACAGGTAAAGCAAGCTGCGCCGTGGCAAAGCAGGGAGGTGCCAAGAAAATGCGTACTATAACTTACAGAGAAGCGCTTAGAGAGGCAATGCGAGAGGAAATGGTGCGCGACGAGAGTGTCTTCATATTGGGCGAAGACGTTGGCGTCTACGGCGGAATTTTTGGGGTAACAGCAGGCTTACTTGCGGAGTTCGGGGAGGAGAGAGTGCGCGATACGCCGATTTCAGAGGCGGCGATAGCCGGAATAGCCGTGGGCGCTTCCATGACAGGAATGAGGCCAATCGCCGAGATCATGTTCGTCGATTTCACCACGATTGCTTTAGACCAAATTGTTAACCAGGGTGCAAAATGGCATTACATGTCGGGCGGGAAGCTAACAGTACCGGCAGTCATCAGAACATACACAGGCACCGGGCGGAGAACCGCGGCCCAGCATTCCCAGAGCCTAGAGGCCTGGCATGCCCACGTCCCTGGCCTCAAAGTGGTCATGCCGGCTACTCCATACGATGCCAAAGGACTTCTTAAGAGCGCCATTAGAGACAACAACTTGGTTGTCTTTATTGAACACAAAATGCTTTTAAACGAAAAAGGCCAGGTACCGGAGGGTGAATATCTCATCCCCTTGGGCCAGGCCGATGTCAAGCGACCAGGAGAAGACTGTACGGTGGTGGCCACTTCGCTGATGGTGGGACGGGCCCTTAAGGCTGCTGAGATACTGGAGGCGGAAGGGATCAGCGTGGAGGTAGTCGACCCGCGCACTTTAAGGCCGCTGGACATCGATACCATTTGCCAATCGGTAGCCAAGACCAACCGCTTGGTCATTGTCCATGAAGCTTGCCAGTTCGGCGGCATCGGAGCCGAGATCGCCGCCCAGGTAGGAGAGCGAGCTTTCTTCGACCTGGATGCCCCCATTGTCCGAGTTGCCGGCAAGGATGTGCCCATTCCCTTTAGCCCGGCCCTGGAGGACGCGGTAGTTCCAAGCGTTGAAGATATTGCCGCCGCGGTCCGGAGCCTAGTTAAGGGGGTGGCCTAGGCATGGCTTACAAGATTGTGATGCCCCAGGCGGGAATAACCACTACCGAAGGCACCATCGTCCGCTGGCTAAAGCAGGAGGGGGAGCGGGTAGAGCGGGGTGAGCCCCTGTTTGAAGTAACTACCGACAAGGTGAACATGGAGGTGGAATCCACCGCCAGTGGGGTTTTGCTTAAAATCTTGGCCCCGGAGGGTTCGACGGTAAGGATTACCCAGATAGTGGCCATTGTCGGCGAGCCTGGCGAGGATATCAGCGCCCTTCTTCAGGAAGCGGCGGCCGAACGAGGCGAAAGCCTAGAAGCGGTTTCGGAACCTGACCTTCAAGGTTCCAGGGAAGAGGCTCCGGCGGATGTTCCTCAGATTGCCTCAGAAGCTACTTCCCTGCCGGGCAGGATTAGGATCTCGCCTCTGGCCCGGAGGATTGCCGAAGTTCAGGGCGTGGCCCTTTCCGATCTGGCTGGTGTGACCGGCACCGGCCCGGGAGGGAGCATCATCAAGCGGGATGTGTTGAAATACCTAGAAGGCCGAGCGGTGCCCAAAGCCGAAACTGGACCGGCTCCGGAAGCGGAGATGCAAGCTTCCGGGTTTCAAGAAGCAGTCCCAGTTGCCAGCCCCCAAGTTATCCCCCTCACTGGCATGCGCCGTACCATTGCCCAGCGCATGACTCAGAGCAGCCACGATGCTCCTCAGTTCTGTTTGGGGGTAGATGCCGAAGCGTCGGAGCTCATCCGCTGGCGAAAGCTTCTAAACGAAAAGCTGAAAGGCCAGGGCGAGGATATTACGCTCACCTATACCGATTTTCTGGTTAAGGCCTGTGCCCTTGCCCTTCGGGATTGCCCTTACGTTAACGCTAGCTTCACGGCAGAAGGGATCGAGCTCAAGACGGCCATCAACGTAGGGGTAGCCACCGCCTTGGAGGACGGCTTGATTGTCCCCGTGATCAAGAACGCCGACCAGAAGTCTCTGGCCCAGATCGCCCAAGACCGGGCTAGTCTGGTGGAAAAGGCCAGGGCAGGGAGATTGGCAGCAGATGACGTCCGCGGCGGCACTTTTACCGTCTCCAACCTAGGCATGTTCGCCATCGATGAGTTTACTGCTATTATCAACCCGCCTGAGGCGGCCATTTTGGCAGTGGGGCGGATCCGGGAGCGGCTAAGCAGGGTAGGCGAGGAAATCCAGGTGGTACCGTACCTTTCCCTGCGCTTAACCCTGGACCACCGGGTGGTGGATGGAGCCCAAGGGGCCCGTTTTTTGGAAAAGATTAAGCAGAGGATTGAAGATCCCTACCTCTTGTTGCTGTAGTTGGCTGGATAGGTAGCTGCAAGGGAGCTGGCTACCGGTCGTAACCGAGCTAAGGAAGGGAGCGCCATGACGCTTAAGCAAGCGGATATTGCAGTTATAGGTGGCGGGCCGGCCGGGTATGTGGCCGCTATAACCGCCGCCCAAAGGAAGCGTAAGGTGATCCTGGTGGAATCTGGCGAGCTGGGGGGCACCTGCCTGAACGTAGGATGTATTCCTACGAAAACTCTAGCCCAGGTGGCGGAGCTCTACCACCGGGCCCGTAACTTTTCTGCTTTTGGCCTGGAAGGATCCTTGCCGAAAATCAACTGGAGCCAGGTGCAGGCGCGCAAGGAGACGGTGGTGTCCGCCCTGCGCCGGGGAGTTGCCGGCCTGCTTAAGGCCAACCGGGTAGAGGTCATAAGGGGCCATGCTGCCTTTAGCGGCCGCGATCGCCTTACCGTAACCCCGGAGCCGAAAGCAGGGAAGGAAACCATAAATCTGGCCGCAAGGAAGACCATTATTGCCACCGGCTCCCAGGCTGCTTCCATTCCCGGCCTGACCATAGATGAGGAGACAGTTCTCACCAGTACGGGGGCACTGGAGTTAAAGAAGCTCCCCGAGAGCCTGGCCGTCATAGGGGGCGGGGTAATCGGTTTAGAGATGGCCAGCATCTTTAGCCTGCTGGGGTGTAGGGTTACAGTCATCGAGCTTCTGCCCCAGGTGCTGGCTGGGATTGATGAAGAGATCGCCAAGCTCCTGGCCGGCGAGCTCAAGAAACAGGGGATAGCTATTCATACCGGTGCTCGGGTTGAGGAAGTCAAAGTCGAAGCTAACGGGGAAGCCAGGGTTAGCTTCCTCCACCAGGGGCAACTGCGGCAAGTGCGGGCTAACAAGGTCCTGGTGGCGGTGGGACGCCTGCCGCAGACGGCAGGCCTCGATCTCGGTAAGGTGGGGATCACGCTTTCCGGAAAGGCTATCCAGGTAAACCGCAGGATGGAGACCAATATAGCTGGGATCTACGCCGCCGGGGACGTGATCGGTGGGTACCAGCTTGCCCATGTGGCCTTTCACGAGGGGACGGTGGCGGCCATTAATGCCTCTACCGAGCAGGGTGGAGACAAGGAAGTAGATTACCGGAGCGTGCCGGCTTGCGTCTATACTCAGCCGGAAGTAGCCCAAGTAGGCCTCAGCGAAACCGAGGCTCGCCAGCAATATGCTGAGGCCAGAGTGGGCAAGTTTCCTCTGGCTGCCAACGGTAAGTCGCTCATCGAGGGCCAAACCGCTGGTCTGGTAAAAGTGATCTATGAGCCCAGGTATGGGGAAATCCTTGGCGTTTGTATCATGGGCCCTCATGCCACCGAGCTCATTGCCGAGGCCGCCCTGGCTATAAGCCAGGAAATTACCCTCGACGAGTTGGTAGATACCATTCATGCTCACCCTACGGTGGCCGAAGCCATCCGGGAGGCAGGATTGGCGGCGCTAGGGAACCCGCTCCACACGGTGCCATAGTCAATCTATCCTTTTAGGCTTTAAGGGGGGGGTGCTCCACGGTGCATGGTTTTCACAACAGACTGTTAAGAATAAACCTAGAAGCAATGGACTACGCCGAAGAAGATCTGGAAGACGGGCTTCTGAGGGAAGTGCTTGGAGGCAAAGGCCTGGGGACTTACCTTCTTTACAAAAACGCTCCCATTGGAGTGGATCCACTCAGTCCTAACAATCCATTAATATTTGCACCCGGACCTGTATCCGACAGCATTATGCCGGGAGGGAGTCGCTACGGAGTCTTCACCAAATCGCCGCTTACCGGTTTCTATGCTGAAAGCTACGCGGGAGGAAACGTAGCTCCAGCGATGAAACGAACCGGCTATGATGCGGTGGTTATAGAGGGTGCCGCAAAGTCTCCCGTCTTTCTAGAGATCAGTCACCGTGGGGTGAGGTTCCACGATGCGTCGCACCTGTGGGGTGCGGAAACGTATCATACTCAAGATTTGGTTCTCCGAGAAGTCAAGCAGCCGCAGGCTGAGGCCATAGTCATCGGTCCAGCAGGCGAAAACCTGGTAAGGTTTGCCTGCATCGAAAACAATTATTGGCGATCGGCTGGTCGGGCCGGTACAGGAGCAGTTATGGGGTCAAAAAAGCTGAAGGCCGTGGTTTTTTGGGGAGAAGAACATGCCCCGATGGCCGATTCGACACTGTTGCTTTCGTACGTTCGGGAATTGAAAAAGAAGGGTAGAGAAGATCTAGGCGTAAAATCCTACCAGAAAGTCGGCACCCCCCAGCTGGTGGCAATTACAAATACCAGAGGGTGTTTTCCTACTCGTTATTGGCAACAGGGGCAGTTGGAGCAATGGCAAGAAATCAGTGGAACTACTCTGGTGGAACGCTACAACGTAAAATCCAGAAGCTGCAAAGGCTGTTTCATGTCCTGCGGTAAACTGCTGCAAATTCATGACGGCCCCTATAAAGGGCTAAGAATCGAAGGTCCCGAGTACGAAACCATCTATGCTTTTGGTGGTCTTTGCTGTATTACAACCCTGGAAGCAATAGCATATCTTAACGATCTTTGCGATCGGCTGGGAATGGATACTATAAGCGCAGGCAACTTGGCCGCACTAGCTATAGAAGCCTGTCGCCGAGACAGACTGGCTCTAAGCCTCGATTACGGTGACACCGAAGGAATAGCGAATCTACTAAGGTCAGCATCACTGCGCCAAGG of the Clostridia bacterium genome contains:
- a CDS encoding alpha-ketoacid dehydrogenase subunit beta; this encodes MRTITYREALREAMREEMVRDESVFILGEDVGVYGGIFGVTAGLLAEFGEERVRDTPISEAAIAGIAVGASMTGMRPIAEIMFVDFTTIALDQIVNQGAKWHYMSGGKLTVPAVIRTYTGTGRRTAAQHSQSLEAWHAHVPGLKVVMPATPYDAKGLLKSAIRDNNLVVFIEHKMLLNEKGQVPEGEYLIPLGQADVKRPGEDCTVVATSLMVGRALKAAEILEAEGISVEVVDPRTLRPLDIDTICQSVAKTNRLVIVHEACQFGGIGAEIAAQVGERAFFDLDAPIVRVAGKDVPIPFSPALEDAVVPSVEDIAAAVRSLVKGVA
- a CDS encoding sigma-54-dependent Fis family transcriptional regulator, whose product is MSLENATSEAWKSFMERGEVKSSLIPAYILQSWKRCRELGLDPFARNMPRGRDLRSLENENDLLLRCALPTVELLNELIRGSSFIVVLTDCHGYILRIVGDAEVVEMARANNLVPGADRSEEAVGTNAIGLAVKMGKPVQIAGPEHYNVYHHRWTCSAAPIYTTSKKLIGIINFSGPSSLVHKHTLGMAAAAAKSIERELALQEKTTMLSENNQYLNAILESVSDGILATDQKGCIVRVNSVTARLCNCGPDDLVGKDIRALFKSHSPERLFVEARNKEVYYFDPKTKKRLFFMIDANPITHDSLSHQGAVIRIRKRSDVHRLAHNIFGGATFTFSDIIGQDPEFLEAVAVARAAARFDCKILLHGETGTGKEVFAQAIHNASPRKNEPFIAVNCGAIPRELVESELFGYEEGAFTGSRRGGKPGKFELADGGTLFLDEIGTMPLDIQAKLLRVMQDGRVTRLGGSDFLEVNVRVIAATNEDLEQKVSLGEFRADLFYRLSVITVRIPPLRRRPSDILLLVEHLSEKIARRLNKKKPKFTKSAVDALLAYDWPGNVRELENVIERTIILCEHESISVLDLPQQIRQLNTRAQKRTDPLSNEHEEKAGSYLAEAEKKAIIDALMATGGNITRAARLLGITRNTLYKKLKSYDISFSS
- a CDS encoding aldehyde ferredoxin oxidoreductase family protein encodes the protein MHGFHNRLLRINLEAMDYAEEDLEDGLLREVLGGKGLGTYLLYKNAPIGVDPLSPNNPLIFAPGPVSDSIMPGGSRYGVFTKSPLTGFYAESYAGGNVAPAMKRTGYDAVVIEGAAKSPVFLEISHRGVRFHDASHLWGAETYHTQDLVLREVKQPQAEAIVIGPAGENLVRFACIENNYWRSAGRAGTGAVMGSKKLKAVVFWGEEHAPMADSTLLLSYVRELKKKGREDLGVKSYQKVGTPQLVAITNTRGCFPTRYWQQGQLEQWQEISGTTLVERYNVKSRSCKGCFMSCGKLLQIHDGPYKGLRIEGPEYETIYAFGGLCCITTLEAIAYLNDLCDRLGMDTISAGNLAALAIEACRRDRLALSLDYGDTEGIANLLRSASLRQGPGAVIADGIISASQAWRLEELAIHVKGLEPAGYDPRVLKGMALSYAVSPRGACHLRSTFYKLELSGMVPPETVENKAAKVIELENRLAIFDTLILCRFYRDLVSWTDLATIIEATTGMRFSQEELAGIAQKTIDLTRMFNTREGLKKEHDMIPDRLFAEPLGPHSLTREEFARMLAEYYECRGWSTDGMVLHQQDLRNLLKF
- a CDS encoding 2-oxo acid dehydrogenase subunit E2, producing MAYKIVMPQAGITTTEGTIVRWLKQEGERVERGEPLFEVTTDKVNMEVESTASGVLLKILAPEGSTVRITQIVAIVGEPGEDISALLQEAAAERGESLEAVSEPDLQGSREEAPADVPQIASEATSLPGRIRISPLARRIAEVQGVALSDLAGVTGTGPGGSIIKRDVLKYLEGRAVPKAETGPAPEAEMQASGFQEAVPVASPQVIPLTGMRRTIAQRMTQSSHDAPQFCLGVDAEASELIRWRKLLNEKLKGQGEDITLTYTDFLVKACALALRDCPYVNASFTAEGIELKTAINVGVATALEDGLIVPVIKNADQKSLAQIAQDRASLVEKARAGRLAADDVRGGTFTVSNLGMFAIDEFTAIINPPEAAILAVGRIRERLSRVGEEIQVVPYLSLRLTLDHRVVDGAQGARFLEKIKQRIEDPYLLLL
- the pdhA gene encoding pyruvate dehydrogenase (acetyl-transferring) E1 component subunit alpha, which gives rise to MGARATELSQEDLLCMYRKMLEARYFEEKVVEIYAQGLMPGLAHLYIGQEAVAVGVCAALKPEDLITSTHRGHGHCIAKGGDLKPMMAELFGKATGYCRGKGGSMHISAFELGILGANGVVGGGIPIATGAALSAKMRGSGQVVACFFGDGASNQGSFHESLNIAALWKLPVVYVCENNRYGISVSQARHQAIENISVRAQAYGMPGVTVDGNDVEAVYRAAREAVERARQGSGPTLVECKTYRWRGHHEGDPNQGQRYRSREEIQEWKEKCPIKRLRTKLLAKGVSPSKLEEIEATVREAVEQAVEYANNSPFPSIKEAFSDVYAE
- the lpdA gene encoding dihydrolipoyl dehydrogenase, whose protein sequence is MTLKQADIAVIGGGPAGYVAAITAAQRKRKVILVESGELGGTCLNVGCIPTKTLAQVAELYHRARNFSAFGLEGSLPKINWSQVQARKETVVSALRRGVAGLLKANRVEVIRGHAAFSGRDRLTVTPEPKAGKETINLAARKTIIATGSQAASIPGLTIDEETVLTSTGALELKKLPESLAVIGGGVIGLEMASIFSLLGCRVTVIELLPQVLAGIDEEIAKLLAGELKKQGIAIHTGARVEEVKVEANGEARVSFLHQGQLRQVRANKVLVAVGRLPQTAGLDLGKVGITLSGKAIQVNRRMETNIAGIYAAGDVIGGYQLAHVAFHEGTVAAINASTEQGGDKEVDYRSVPACVYTQPEVAQVGLSETEARQQYAEARVGKFPLAANGKSLIEGQTAGLVKVIYEPRYGEILGVCIMGPHATELIAEAALAISQEITLDELVDTIHAHPTVAEAIREAGLAALGNPLHTVP